The Bradyrhizobium diazoefficiens genome contains the following window.
TCAAATGCGTGATCAGCGCCATCACGCCCATCAACAGCAGGATCACGGTGACGACCGCCGCGGAGCTGACGAGGTTGTCGTTGGCCCAGCGGATCAGTTGGAACACCAGCCGCCGGCCGATGGTGAAGCTGATGGCGAGGAAGGCCAGCGTGCCCAGCACGGCCTTCGCCACCGAGGCGACATCCAACGTGCCCTGCGAGGCGAGGCTGAAGATGACGGCGATGATGATCCAGCCGATGGTATCGTCGATGACGGCAGTCGCCACGATGATCTGCCCGACATTGCGGCGCATGAAATTCATCTCGCGCACGACCACGGCGACGATCTTCACCGAGGAGATCGACAGCGCCGTGCCCATGAACAGCGACGCCACCAGGCGCTGCTCGGGTTTGGGCAATAGCGCATCCGGCAGGAACTCACCCAACGCAAAGCCGCAGGCGAAGGGCACGAGGATGCCGGCGATCGAGATCGCGATCGCCGCCTTGCCGACCTTCTTGACCAGCTTGAGATCGGTCTCCATCCCCGTGAGCAGCAACAGCAGCAGGATGCCGAACTGGGCGATGCCGTCGATCATCGCCTTCTGCTCGGGGGTCTTCGGGAAGATCGCGTGCTGCGCGTCCGGCCAGATCCAGCCGAACAGCGACGGCCCGAGCAAGATGCCGGCGAGCAATTCGCCGATCACCGAGGGCTGGCCGATGCGCTGCATGATCTCGCCGAGACCGCGGCCCACCGCGATCAGCAGCACGGTCTGCGCCACCAGCAGGAATTCGGACGGCCCGGTGGATTTGCCGCCCTCGGCAGCGGCCGCAATGGTGGTGAGGACAAGCGCTGTGGGGACAAGGCCGACCGGTCGGAGCAGGCTCCACTGCATGCGGGTGTCTTTCCCCCTTGATCCGCCCCGGCGAGATGTCGGTGGCGAGACAGTAGAACCCGCGGGAGGCCGAGTGGGTTCCCCCGCTTAGCGGCGGGCTTAAGGGGGCGAAGGCAAAGAGCGCGAAAACAACCCCATGCACAGTAGAGATGGCGTTGAACAAGCTCGAGAAATTTCGGTCTTACCGAAATCACTTGCTCCGTCGGGCAAAACACCGGCATAATGGCATCATGGGTGGCGTGCGCGACGCGCCGCGACGTCCCTCCGCCTTTCCGGCATTACGCCACCTGCGGTGTCCGGATCTCGCGCGGCAGGATGATCGCCGCCGCAATCGCGAGCAGGCAGAGCGCGGCAAAGGCGTGCAGCATGGTGACGAAGCCGCCCTGCTCGTAGAGCCAGGCAACCAAGCCTACCGAGGCGCCGGCGGCGGTGAAGCCGATGAAATAGCGGACCGCATAGGCGCGCGAGCGCCATTCCTCGCTGGTGTATTTTCCGACCATGGCGTCGTTGACCGTGACCTGTCCGAACGCGCCCATGACGATGCCGATCGAAACCAAAATCAGCGGCAGATTGGACAGGCTCGCGGCGAGATAAAGGAACGGCGCCAGCATGAAGGATAGCGGCAGCGCCACCGTCTTCAGCGAATAGCGGTCGAGCAGCCGGCCGATCGTGTACTGTGTCATCGCGCCGAACACGTAGACGCAGGCCGCGATGATTCCGAGCAGCGCCGGGCTCTTGGTCAGGTCCGCGAGCCGCTCCGCGAACAGCTTTGGCAGCGCGACGGTCACGGCGTTGAAGGTCGTCGAGATCGCGATCACGACGATCAAGAGCGACAGCACTACACGCCACATGTCCTGTTTGGCCACCCGCGCTTGCGCTGCCGCCTGCTTCGAACCCTTGCGGTCCTCATGCACGACCATGATCGCGAAGGCGATGCCGATCAGGATGGTGACGATGCCGGGAACGATGAAGGCCAAGCGCCAGCCGAAATATTGCCCGATCACGCCGGTGACCAGCGCGGACGAGGCAACGCCGAGATTGCCCCAGACGCCGTTCAATCCCATCTCGCGGCCGAGCCGGTCGGCATAGGACACGATCATCGCGGTGCCGACGGGATGGTAGATCGAGGCGAAGACGCCGATCGCGAACAGCGCCGCGCCGAGTTGCTTCGGGGTCTGCACGAAGCCGACCGAGATCATGGACAGGCCGATGCCGATGAAGAAGATCAGCATCATGTGGCGGCGGCTCCAGCGGTCACCCAGCCAGCCGGTGAGCAGCGAGCCGGCGCCGAAGGCGATGAAACCCGGCGTCGCGTAAGGCAGCAGTTCCGAATAGGCCATGCCGAGCGCCGGCCCCATGATGATCACCGCGGCGGCGAAGATCAGCATCGCATAATGGTCGATGAAATGGCCCGCGTTGACGAAACTGATGACCCGGCTGGGGCTGTTCATACGAATCTTCTCCTGCTCCAAAATGAGTTATATGTCCTGGGCATGACGGGATGCTGCCAATGACTGTCGCCGAAACGCCAATCCGGGAGGTCCGGAGCAACCACCGCTCGACCGCGGGGGTGCACCTGGTCGCGCGCGACTACCCGAAAGGCCTGCGGCTCGATCCGCACATGCATCGCGAAGCGCAGCTCGTCTATGCAGCGAAGGGCACCATGCAGGTGACCACGCCCGGGGGACGCTGGCTGGTGCCGCCGGACCGCGCGGTCTGGGTGCCGGCTCATCTCGAGCACGCCATCGACGTGCTCGCCGACATCGAGATGCGTACGCTGTATTTCGACCTGCCCTGGCTCAAGAGCGAGCAGCGCTATGAGGGACTGACCAGGGAATTCGTGGTGCGGGTATCGCCGCTGCTGCACCAGGCGATCATCGCGCTGTTCGATGCCCGCAACACCGAGGAACGCACCGAGCTGCTGGTGCGCCTGGTGATGCTGGAATTGCACCAGGCCGAGGATTCCGCGACCTTCGTGCCGCTGCCGCACGAGCCCCGCTGCCGGCGCGCCGCGATGATCGTGCTCGATGACCCCACCGGCCTGCACGACATCGACACGCTGGCGCGCGAGGTCGGAACCTCCACGCGCACGCTGTCGCGGCTGTTCTCCACGGAGACGCAACTGAGCTTCAAGAGCTGGTGCCAGCGCGCCCGCATCGCGGCGGCGATCCAGCGGCTGTCGACGGATACGAGCGTGTCGGTGAAGCAGCTCGCGACCCAGCTCGGCTATGCCAGCGTGCCGGCGTTCTCGGCCGCGTTTCGCCAGGTGACGGGGCGGACGCCGACGGAGTTTGCGCGGAAAGCATAGCCGCCATTGCGCACGAGCAACGTTCGCGAGACGTCCGATGCGACGACTTCGGTTACCGCAGGCCATGTCCGCGCTACCCGCGAAAGCGGACGTCAGTGGCAACGACTTGCAGTTCCGCTAAGGGCCAACAGCAGACTCATGCACCGCAGCAGTGCGTGCTTATTCGATCACCTCGTCGGCGCTGGCGAGGATGGTGGGTGAGAGATCAAGCGCTATCCGTCGCGCAGCTTTTGTATTGATGATGAGCAGAAATTTCGTCGGCTCATAAACCGGAATTTCGGCTGGGCTTTGGCCTCGCAGTATAGCAGCCATCTCACGCCCCGCGCTTCTAAAGACCTCAATAAAATCGACCGCGTAAGCCATCAACC
Protein-coding sequences here:
- a CDS encoding MFS transporter; the protein is MNSPSRVISFVNAGHFIDHYAMLIFAAAVIIMGPALGMAYSELLPYATPGFIAFGAGSLLTGWLGDRWSRRHMMLIFFIGIGLSMISVGFVQTPKQLGAALFAIGVFASIYHPVGTAMIVSYADRLGREMGLNGVWGNLGVASSALVTGVIGQYFGWRLAFIVPGIVTILIGIAFAIMVVHEDRKGSKQAAAQARVAKQDMWRVVLSLLIVVIAISTTFNAVTVALPKLFAERLADLTKSPALLGIIAACVYVFGAMTQYTIGRLLDRYSLKTVALPLSFMLAPFLYLAASLSNLPLILVSIGIVMGAFGQVTVNDAMVGKYTSEEWRSRAYAVRYFIGFTAAGASVGLVAWLYEQGGFVTMLHAFAALCLLAIAAAIILPREIRTPQVA
- a CDS encoding helix-turn-helix transcriptional regulator; this encodes MTVAETPIREVRSNHRSTAGVHLVARDYPKGLRLDPHMHREAQLVYAAKGTMQVTTPGGRWLVPPDRAVWVPAHLEHAIDVLADIEMRTLYFDLPWLKSEQRYEGLTREFVVRVSPLLHQAIIALFDARNTEERTELLVRLVMLELHQAEDSATFVPLPHEPRCRRAAMIVLDDPTGLHDIDTLAREVGTSTRTLSRLFSTETQLSFKSWCQRARIAAAIQRLSTDTSVSVKQLATQLGYASVPAFSAAFRQVTGRTPTEFARKA